A stretch of the Gossypium hirsutum isolate 1008001.06 chromosome D07, Gossypium_hirsutum_v2.1, whole genome shotgun sequence genome encodes the following:
- the LOC107956818 gene encoding transcription factor CYCLOIDEA produces the protein MFFSTSANDYNNINPFLHFPSSSYHPQALPPPPPPLLSHESNDILLNHHHHHHDLVSASSLLPANPQLTDTLLNMALLNKDGVGFGGPPGFGFPVNKAVKKDRHSKICTAQGVRDRRVRLSIEIAREFFDLQDMLGFDKASKTVEWLLRKSNNAIRELVKMKRHGNGCPGGQRSFSLVPDDQYEMVAENGALGVDGGEFEGTAFQSNLLELEGVVSKDKKMKILHKAAVPLLAKESRAKARARARERTRKKMCSGSGSSTSRHEWKICPDSSPHFLRSLSQLEPTKKSDHSYGHNSSSMASSSKVVAHQVEEPSAASRDNVIEESLVIRRMLKPSAILGFQQNLATPKDASCNSSGNNGFPNLSQKWDINGAMAHSTLCAVTTNVNLSTGVQLYGKP, from the exons ATGTTCTTTTCAACTTCAGCTAACGACTATAACAATATCAACCCTTTTCTAcactttccttcttcttcttaCCATCCCCAAgctcttcctcctcctcctcctcctcttttaAGTCATGAATCTAATGACATTCTCcttaatcatcatcatcatcaccatgaTTTGGTGTCGGCTTCTTCATTGTTGCCTGCAAATCCTCAGTTGACCGACACTTTACTTAACATGGCACTTTTGAATAAGGATGGGGTTGGTTTTGGTGGTCCTCCAGGGTTTGGTTTTCCCGTCAACAAGGCTGTGAAGAAAGATCGACATAGCAAGATTTGCACCGCACAAGGGGTGAGAGATAGGAGGGTGAGGCTGTCCATAGAAATCGCCCGCGAGTTCTTTGATCTTCAAGACATGCTAGGGTTTGACAAAGCAAGCAAAACCGTGGAGTGGCTGCTTAGGAAGTCGAACAATGCCATAAGGGAGCTGGTAAAGATGAAGCGTCATGGGAATGGTTGTCCCGGGGGTCAAAGGAGTTTTTCTCTCGTCCCTGATGATCAGTATGAAATGGTAGCTGAGAATGGAGCCCTTGGTGTCGATGGAGGAGAGTTTGAGGGCACAGCTTTCCAAAGCAACTTACTTGAGCTAGAGGGTGTTGTTTCTAAagataaaaagatgaaaattttacacaaAGCAGCAGTCCCTCTGCTTGCAAAAGAGTCAAGAGCAAAGGCAAGGGCAAGAGCAAGGGAAAGGACTCGAAAAAAAATGTGCAGTGGGTCTGGGAGTAGTACTAGTAGACATGAGTGGAAAATATGTCCAGATTCAAGCCCTCATTTCTTAAGGTCTTTGTCCCAACTTGAACCAACCAAGAAATCAGATCATTCTTATGGCCACAACAGTTCCAGCATGGCATCTTCTTCTAAGGTTGTTGCTCATCAAGTTGAAGAACCTAGTGCAGCATCAAGAGACAATGTTATCGAGGAATCTCTAGTGATCAGAAGGATGTTGAAGCCATCTGCAATTTTGGGTTTTCAGCAAAACCTTGCAACTCCAAAGGATGCAAGCTGCAACAGCAGTGGCAATAACGGCTTTCCCAATTTGTCTCAGAAGTGGGATATTAATGGTGCAATGGCACACTCTACGCTTTGTGCTGTAACAACTAATGTCAATCTCTCAACAG GAGTTCAACTGTATGGCAAACCCTGA
- the LOC107940622 gene encoding uncharacterized protein, giving the protein MASTLMVEKLGLPTTKHPSPYKLQRLNEGVKLKVFKQTLIAFSIEKYNDKVQCDVVPIHRGHLLLGRPWQFDRRVKHDGFRNQYTFKYHGKNVSLAPLSPKQMLEDQRKLKTSMEQMRENNKNKNEKEKKDGKSREKIKDCEKNPSREKEKETKNEKSGKDRSILTNQHVNCLCVFPSFQVSQDRCNELQLQYFPKERRFKLVSKGNIMNVPSPPIPKAKFMKDD; this is encoded by the exons ATGGCgagcactctcatggtggaaaaACTTGGATTACCAACCACCAAGCATCCAAGTCCGTATAAGCTACAGAGGCTCAACGAAGGTGTTAAGTTGAAGGTGTTTAAGCAAACCCTCATTGCATTTTCAATCGAAAAATACAATGATAAAGTTCAATGCGACGTGGTACCAATACACAGGGGACATTTACTTTTGGGAAGACCATGGCAGTTTGATCGGAGGGTCAAGCATGATGGATTCAGAAATCAATATACTTTTAAGTACCATGGTAAAAATGTATCTTTGGCACCTTTATCGCCAAAACAAATGTTGGAGGATCAACGAAAGTTGAAAACTTCTATGGAACAAATGAGGGAAAACAACAAGAATAAAAatgagaaggaaaagaaagatggaaaatctAGAGAAAAGATCAAAGATTGTGAGAAAAACCCTAGtagagaaaaggaaaaagaaactaaaaatgaaaagagTGGAAAGGATAGGAGTATTTTGACTAACCAACATGTGAATTGTCTTTGTGTTTTTCCTTCCTTTCAGGTTTCTCAAGATCGGTGTAATGAGCTTCAACTTCAATATTTTCCGAAGGAGAGGCGATTCAAATTGGTTAGCAAAGGTAACATCATGAACGTTCCTAGTCCACCTATACCTAAAG CCAAATTCATGAAGGATGATTAA